In Grus americana isolate bGruAme1 chromosome 26, bGruAme1.mat, whole genome shotgun sequence, a single window of DNA contains:
- the GNRH1 gene encoding progonadoliberin-1, whose translation MDKSRKIFICALLFIVAVEICLAQHWSYGLQPGGKRSTENLAESFQETANEMEKLGEAQKSKCPGSYQHSRFSDLKEAMVSNMLFSFITMGKLGDRSRLGKYMEGREKRWWWRKRH comes from the exons ATGGATAAGTCCAGGAAGATCTTCATCTGTGCCCTCCTGTTCATCGTGGCTGTGGAAATCTGCTTGGCTCAACACTGGTCTTACGGCCTGCAaccaggagggaaaaggagcaCCGAAAACCTGGCAGAATCATTTCAAGAG ACTGcaaatgaaatggagaaattaGGGGAAGCACAGAAGAGCAAATGCCCAGGTTCATATCAGCATTCCAGGTTCAGTGATCTGAAGGAAGCCATGGTAAGtaacatgcttttttcttttatcactaTGGGAAAATTAGGGGACCGGTCTAGGCTGGGAAAGTAcatggagggaagagaaaaaaggtggtggtggaggaAGAGGCATTGA
- the KCTD9 gene encoding BTB/POZ domain-containing protein KCTD9 yields the protein MRRVTLFVNGSPRNGKVVAVYGTLSDLLSVASNKLGIKATSVYNGKGGLIDDIALIRDDDVLFVCEGEPFIDPQTDGRPHEELTGSHTDWLTLNVGGRYFTTTRSTLVNKEPDSMLAHMFKDKDAWGNKQDHRGAFLIDRSPEYFEPILNYLRHGQLIVNDGINLLGVLEEARFFGIDSLIEHLEIAIKNSQPAEDHSPISRKEFVRFLLATPTKSELRCQGLNFSGADLSRLDLRYINFKMANLSRCNLAHANLCCANLERADLSGSVLDCANLQGVKMLCSNAEGASLKGCNFEDPSGLKANLEGANLKGVDMEGSQMTGINLRVATLKNAKLKNCNLRGATLAGTDLENCDLSGCDLQEANLRGSNVKGAIFEEMLTPLHMSQSVR from the exons ATGAGGCGGGTCACGCTGTTCGTTAACGGCAGCCCCCGGAACGGGAAG GTTGTGGCTGTGTACGGGACTTTATCAGATTTGCTGTCTGTGGCCAGTAATAAGCTTGGAATAAAAGCCACCAGTGTTTACAATGGAAAAGGTGGACTCATTGATGATATCGCTTTGATTAG GGATGATGACGTTTTATTTGTCTGTGAAGGGGAACCATTCATTG ATCCTCAGACTGATGGGAGACCTCATGAAGAATTAACAGGGTCACACACAGATTGGTTAACACTCAATGTTGGAGGCCGATACTTCACCACTACACG GAGCACTTTGGTTAACAAAGAACCTGACAGTATGTTGGCCCACATGTTTAAAGATAAAG ATGCTTGGGGAAATAAGCAAGATCATAGAGGAGCATTCCTAATTGACCGCAGTCCAGAGTATTTTGAGCCAATTTTGAACTATTTGCGTCACGGACAGCTCATTGTAAATGATGGCATTAATTTACTAG gTGTTTTGGAAGAAGCCAGGTTTTTCGGTATCGATTCACTAATTGAACATCTAGAAATAGCTATTAAG AATTCACAGCCAGCTGAGGATCATTCTCCGATATCTCGAAAGGAATTTGTCCGATTCCTACTCGCAACCCCAACCAAGTCTGAGCTGCGATGCCAG ggTCTCAATTTCAGTGGAGCAGATCTTTCCCGTCTAGATCTCCGATACATAAACTTCAAGATGGCTAACCTAAGCCGCTGCAACCTAGCACACGCCAACCTGTGCTGTGCCAATCTTGAAAGAGCTGACCTCTCTGGATCAGTGCTTGAC TGTGCAAACCTTCAAGGGGTAAAGATGCTGTGTTCCAATGCAGAAGGAGCATCGCTAAAAGGGTGCAATTTTGAAGATCCATCAGGCCTTAAAGCTAATTTGGAAG gtGCAAACCTGAAAGGTGTTGATATGGAAGGCAGTCAAATGACAGGAATTAATCTAAGAGTTgcaacactgaaaaatgcaaaattaaaaaactgtAATCTTAGAGGAGCAACGTTGGCAGGAACTGATTTGGAA AATTGTGATCTATCAGGTTGTGATCTACAAGAAGCTAATTTGAGGGGATCAAATGTAAAAGGAGCTATCTTTGAAGAGATGCTGACACCTTTGCACATGTCTCAGAGCGTCAGATAG